Proteins encoded together in one Struthio camelus isolate bStrCam1 chromosome 19, bStrCam1.hap1, whole genome shotgun sequence window:
- the LOC104146729 gene encoding uncharacterized protein isoform X1 — MLLAFLPHQTKWIIPLPRVPFFGFTSEACSSMLRLGLPRAQINETNMVLIPSFDGPIQINVLAQDGALGQLSPVGNGCYSQQEC; from the exons ACGAAATGGATAATTCCCCTGCCCCGAGTTCCCTTCTTTGGATTTACTTCTGAG gCTTGTTCATCCATGCTAAGACTAGGCTTACCAAGAGCACAGATCAACGAGACCAATATG gtACTCATCCCTTCCTTTGATGGGCCCATACAAATTAATGTGCTTGCACAAGACGGGGCCCTGGGACAG ctgtctCCTGTAGGCAACGGATGCTATTCCCAGCAGGAGTGCTAG
- the LOC104146729 gene encoding uncharacterized protein isoform X2, whose product MLLAFLPHQTKWIIPLPRVPFFGFTSEACSSMLRLGLPRAQINETNMVLIPSFDGPIQINVLAQDGALGQHIMLLFWMWS is encoded by the exons ACGAAATGGATAATTCCCCTGCCCCGAGTTCCCTTCTTTGGATTTACTTCTGAG gCTTGTTCATCCATGCTAAGACTAGGCTTACCAAGAGCACAGATCAACGAGACCAATATG gtACTCATCCCTTCCTTTGATGGGCCCATACAAATTAATGTGCTTGCACAAGACGGGGCCCTGGGACAG caTATCATGCTCCTTTTCTGGATGTGGAGTTAA